A stretch of the Rhizomicrobium sp. genome encodes the following:
- a CDS encoding TetR family transcriptional regulator — MTNATTLAPERTPARKRDAEATRAAILAAAKKCFARSGYDGAFLRDIAAEAGADAALINRYFGGKDGLFAAALKDSIAPDAISHWERATFGRAVAEMMAGHAHQHVERTHAFEFLLQAATNPATASQLNAAVQERFMGPIREWIGGAEVEARARLLASIFIGLLVERLIRDEALAGAERETFIERTAALLQSLVDH, encoded by the coding sequence ATGACAAACGCCACGACCCTTGCTCCCGAACGCACGCCTGCGCGCAAGCGCGATGCGGAAGCGACCCGCGCCGCCATCCTGGCGGCGGCCAAGAAATGCTTCGCCCGGTCGGGCTATGACGGGGCCTTCCTGCGCGACATCGCGGCCGAGGCCGGGGCCGACGCGGCGCTGATCAACCGCTATTTCGGCGGCAAGGACGGGCTGTTCGCCGCCGCGCTCAAGGATTCCATCGCGCCCGACGCGATCTCGCACTGGGAGCGCGCCACCTTCGGGCGCGCGGTCGCCGAGATGATGGCGGGCCATGCGCACCAGCATGTCGAGCGCACCCATGCCTTCGAATTCCTGCTCCAGGCCGCGACCAATCCGGCGACCGCGTCGCAGCTCAACGCGGCGGTGCAGGAGCGCTTCATGGGCCCGATCCGCGAGTGGATCGGCGGCGCCGAGGTCGAGGCGCGGGCGCGGCTGCTCGCCTCGATCTTCATCGGCCTCCTGGTCGAGCGGCTGATCCGCGACGAGGCGCTGGCCGGCGCCGAGCGCGAAACCTTCATCGAACGCACCGCGGCTTTGTTGCAGTCGCTGGTGGACCATTAA
- a CDS encoding ferritin-like domain-containing protein codes for MADGNITKDIMYDAVAPDDFESMIELDRYEKRSTAFDKIISATHDHFWDPLDKKYIDFDEPWDMTQAMQPEDQIFALQIPYVKDHLEKTGQVAKFINEMTLWNFSSILHGEQGALNLSASLCHVLKDQGAQEYAANQTREEARHVTAFAKYVKARWGRPRPCGSVLKALLVDIIAAPEVYKKIIGMQMLVEGLAMGAFAAGYKFNRDPLAKKLFQLVMTDEAFHHKFGKIWADKTIPKMSEEERNIVEDWAAHCFQSLIMNMGSPQQQAEMFNEFGLDPAKVMEGLIALRADAKQRERMKESTNIFRVLIKTLLKAGLITDRTRAFYATYVDMEELVAEGDRMVGDDIAEEGIKYLQEINFKDRSNAAAIRIAAE; via the coding sequence ATGGCAGACGGGAACATCACCAAGGACATCATGTACGACGCGGTGGCGCCGGACGATTTCGAGTCGATGATCGAGCTCGACCGCTATGAGAAGCGCTCCACCGCCTTCGACAAGATCATCAGCGCGACGCACGACCATTTCTGGGATCCGCTCGACAAGAAGTACATCGACTTCGACGAGCCGTGGGACATGACCCAGGCGATGCAGCCGGAAGACCAGATCTTCGCGCTGCAGATCCCCTATGTGAAAGACCACCTGGAGAAGACCGGCCAGGTCGCCAAGTTCATCAATGAGATGACGCTGTGGAATTTCTCCTCGATCCTGCATGGCGAGCAGGGCGCGCTGAATCTGTCGGCGTCGCTCTGCCACGTCCTGAAGGACCAGGGGGCGCAGGAATACGCCGCCAACCAGACGCGCGAGGAAGCCCGCCACGTCACGGCGTTTGCGAAGTATGTCAAGGCGCGCTGGGGACGGCCGCGGCCCTGCGGCTCGGTGCTGAAGGCGCTCCTGGTCGACATCATCGCGGCGCCGGAGGTCTATAAGAAGATCATCGGCATGCAGATGCTGGTCGAGGGCCTCGCCATGGGCGCCTTCGCGGCCGGCTACAAGTTCAACCGCGACCCGCTGGCCAAGAAGCTGTTCCAGCTCGTGATGACGGACGAGGCCTTCCACCACAAATTCGGGAAGATCTGGGCCGACAAGACGATCCCGAAGATGTCGGAAGAAGAACGCAACATCGTCGAGGACTGGGCGGCGCACTGCTTCCAGTCGCTGATCATGAACATGGGTTCGCCGCAACAGCAGGCCGAGATGTTCAACGAGTTCGGCCTCGATCCCGCCAAGGTGATGGAAGGGCTGATCGCGCTGCGCGCCGACGCCAAGCAGCGCGAGCGGATGAAGGAGAGCACCAACATCTTCCGCGTGCTGATCAAGACGCTGCTCAAGGCGGGCCTGATCACCGACCGTACCCGTGCCTTCTATGCGACCTATGTCGACATGGAAGAGCTGGTGGCCGAGGGCGACCGCATGGTCGGCGACGACATCGCCGAGGAAGGCATCAAGTACCTGCAGGAGATCAACTTCAAGGACCGCTCCAACGCGGCCGCGATCCGGATCGCGGCGGAGTA
- the phhA gene encoding phenylalanine 4-monooxygenase, translating into MLYSAGSAFSIPAMPNLDTLRAKHPEIRPDFTIDQHWERYGAAEHGVWKTLFDRQAKVLPGRACDEFLQGLDKLDLVADRIPDFARLSDGLQKLTGWRVVAVPSLVPDEIFFDHLANRRFPAGQFIRRPDQLDYIEEPDVFHDVFGHVPMLAHPVFADYMEAYGKGGVRALNEFSALKNLARLYWYTVEFGLIQGRDGLRIYGSGIVSSRAETVYAVESPSPNRIAFDLERVMRTEYRIDDFQESYFVIDSFDALFQETYKDFAALYTKLQSGPTHKPGDILQADRLHTRGTHTYVGGTHAA; encoded by the coding sequence ATGCTTTACAGCGCCGGTTCCGCGTTCTCTATTCCCGCCATGCCGAACCTCGACACGCTGCGCGCCAAGCACCCCGAAATCCGCCCCGATTTCACCATCGACCAGCATTGGGAGCGCTACGGCGCCGCCGAGCATGGCGTCTGGAAGACGCTGTTCGACCGTCAGGCGAAGGTCCTGCCCGGCCGCGCCTGCGACGAGTTCCTGCAGGGACTGGACAAGCTCGACCTCGTCGCCGACCGCATCCCCGATTTCGCGCGCCTCTCGGACGGCCTTCAGAAGCTCACCGGCTGGCGCGTCGTCGCGGTGCCCTCGCTGGTGCCGGACGAGATCTTCTTCGACCATCTGGCCAATCGCCGCTTCCCCGCGGGGCAGTTCATCCGCCGCCCCGACCAGCTCGACTACATCGAGGAGCCCGACGTTTTCCACGACGTGTTCGGCCATGTCCCGATGCTCGCCCATCCGGTCTTCGCCGATTACATGGAGGCCTACGGCAAGGGCGGCGTGCGCGCCCTCAACGAATTCTCGGCGCTGAAGAACCTCGCGCGGCTCTATTGGTACACGGTCGAGTTCGGCCTGATCCAGGGCCGCGACGGCCTGCGCATCTACGGCTCCGGCATCGTCTCGAGCCGCGCCGAAACCGTCTATGCGGTCGAGAGCCCCTCGCCCAACCGCATCGCCTTCGACCTAGAGCGCGTGATGCGCACCGAATACCGGATCGACGATTTCCAGGAGAGCTACTTCGTCATCGACTCCTTCGACGCGCTGTTCCAGGAGACCTACAAGGATTTCGCGGCGCTCTACACCAAGCTGCAGAGCGGCCCGACCCACAAGCCCGGCGACATCCTGCAAGCCGACCGCCTGCACACCCGCGGCACCCACACCTATGTCGGCGGCACCCACGCGGCGTAA
- a CDS encoding VOC family protein has translation MTKIIPHLWYARDAEAAARFYVSLLPDSRIDSVDTLPSDSPSGPAGSVTMVRFTLAGQPFQAIGAGPLDPFNHAVSFVIACDDQAEIDRLWAAILAHGGTAEQCGWIRDRYGLCWQIVPRVFPEMMADGDRARAGRVAQAMLKMVKFDIAALQAAYQG, from the coding sequence ATGACCAAGATCATTCCCCATCTCTGGTACGCCCGCGACGCCGAGGCGGCGGCGCGGTTCTATGTTTCGCTGCTGCCGGATTCGCGGATCGACAGCGTCGACACGCTGCCCAGCGACAGTCCGAGCGGGCCGGCGGGGTCGGTGACGATGGTGCGCTTCACCCTGGCGGGGCAGCCCTTCCAGGCGATCGGCGCGGGGCCGCTCGATCCCTTCAACCATGCGGTGTCGTTCGTGATTGCCTGCGACGACCAGGCGGAGATCGACCGGCTGTGGGCCGCGATCCTGGCGCATGGCGGGACGGCGGAGCAATGCGGCTGGATCCGCGACCGCTACGGCCTCTGCTGGCAGATCGTGCCGCGCGTTTTTCCGGAGATGATGGCGGACGGCGACCGGGCGCGCGCCGGCCGCGTCGCGCAGGCGATGCTCAAGATGGTCAAGTTCGACATCGCGGCGCTGCAGGCGGCGTATCAGGGGTAG
- a CDS encoding GIY-YIG nuclease family protein, with translation MGSRYSRKMKEHVYYVYILASRRNGTLYVGVSNDVMRRTWEHKNDLIKGFTKKYGVHILVWYEVHEDISVAIAREKRLKRWNRAWKVKLIEQHNSGWNDIYDRLMGEIALPDMPGSPSLRDAGASLSRG, from the coding sequence GTGGGTTCGCGCTATTCTCGAAAGATGAAGGAGCATGTCTATTACGTCTACATTCTCGCGAGCCGTCGAAACGGCACGCTCTATGTCGGTGTTTCGAACGACGTCATGCGAAGGACCTGGGAGCATAAGAACGACCTCATAAAGGGCTTCACGAAGAAGTATGGGGTGCACATTCTGGTCTGGTACGAGGTCCATGAGGATATCAGCGTCGCGATCGCTCGCGAGAAACGCCTGAAGCGCTGGAATAGAGCGTGGAAGGTGAAACTTATCGAACAGCATAATTCCGGCTGGAACGATATATACGATCGCTTGATGGGTGAGATCGCGCTGCCGGATATGCCTGGGTCCCCTTCCCTTCGCGACGCTGGCGCGTCGCTCAGCCGGGGATGA
- a CDS encoding Glu/Leu/Phe/Val dehydrogenase dimerization domain-containing protein — protein sequence MNVFDSADFDHHETVAFFDDKQTGLRAIIAIHSTALGPACGGTRMYPYASGDAALTDALRLSKGMSYKNAIADLPLGGGKAVILGNPATDKSEAKFAAYAEAINALGGRYITAMDVGVVPADMPVIARGTPHIAGYDQPGRAGGDSGPATALGVFAGLKAAVKHRLGTDTTKGLRVAIQGLGKVGMGVAKRLQAEGARLIVADTNMTAVREAVETLGAVAATPDQIVTVECDVLSPNALGAILNDQTIPRLSARVVAGGANNQLARDHHGAMLRDREILYAPDYVINGGGIIRVAAQIEDWSDAEVERRVLGIADTLGAIFSRAARDGEPTSTIADRMAEERIARGRAAGAKAAE from the coding sequence ATGAACGTGTTCGATTCCGCCGATTTCGACCATCACGAGACGGTCGCCTTCTTCGACGACAAGCAGACGGGGCTGCGCGCGATCATCGCGATCCACTCGACCGCGCTCGGCCCGGCCTGCGGCGGGACGCGGATGTATCCCTATGCGAGCGGCGACGCGGCGCTGACCGACGCGCTGCGCCTGTCCAAAGGCATGAGCTACAAGAACGCCATCGCCGACCTGCCGCTGGGCGGCGGCAAGGCGGTGATCCTCGGCAATCCGGCGACCGACAAGTCGGAGGCGAAATTCGCCGCCTATGCCGAGGCGATCAACGCGCTGGGCGGCCGCTACATCACGGCGATGGATGTCGGCGTGGTGCCGGCCGACATGCCGGTGATCGCGCGGGGCACGCCGCACATCGCGGGCTACGACCAGCCGGGCCGGGCGGGCGGCGACAGCGGTCCGGCGACCGCGCTGGGGGTGTTCGCGGGACTGAAGGCCGCGGTGAAGCACCGGCTCGGCACCGACACGACGAAGGGCTTGCGGGTCGCGATCCAGGGGCTGGGCAAGGTCGGCATGGGCGTCGCGAAGCGCCTGCAGGCCGAAGGGGCGCGGCTGATCGTGGCCGACACCAATATGACCGCGGTGCGCGAGGCGGTCGAGACGCTGGGCGCGGTGGCGGCGACGCCGGACCAGATCGTGACGGTGGAGTGCGACGTGCTCTCGCCCAATGCGCTGGGCGCGATCCTCAACGACCAGACGATCCCGCGGCTCTCCGCGCGGGTGGTGGCGGGCGGCGCGAACAACCAGCTGGCGCGCGACCATCACGGCGCGATGCTGCGCGACCGCGAGATCCTCTATGCGCCGGACTACGTGATCAATGGCGGCGGGATCATCCGCGTCGCGGCACAGATCGAGGACTGGAGCGACGCCGAGGTCGAGCGCCGGGTGCTGGGCATCGCCGACACGCTGGGCGCGATCTTCAGCCGCGCGGCGCGCGACGGCGAGCCGACCAGCACGATCGCCGACCGCATGGCGGAAGAGCGCATCGCGCGCGGCCGGGCGGCAGGCGCGAAGGCGGCGGAATAG
- a CDS encoding DUF3096 domain-containing protein, producing MHLTSVTIQPLIALIFGVLILLMPRILNYLIAIYLILVGITGLGLLTRFTG from the coding sequence ATGCATCTCACATCCGTCACTATCCAGCCGCTGATCGCGCTGATTTTCGGCGTCCTCATTCTCCTGATGCCACGCATTTTGAACTACCTGATCGCGATCTACCTGATCCTGGTCGGAATCACCGGCCTCGGCCTGCTCACCCGCTTCACCGGCTGA
- a CDS encoding S-(hydroxymethyl)glutathione dehydrogenase/class III alcohol dehydrogenase — protein sequence MKTRAAVAFEAKKKLEIVELDLEGPKPGEVLVEIKATGICHTDQYTLSGLDSEGLFPSILGHEGAGIVREVGAGVTSVKPGDHVIPLYTPECRQCKSCLSGKTNLCTAIRATQGKGLMPDGTSRFSYRGQPIFHYMGCSTFSNFTVLPEIAVAKIRADAPFDKACYCGCGVTTGVGAVINTAKVKPGSNAIVFGLGGIGLNVLQGLKLVGAQMIVGVDLNPGREEWGRRFGMTHFVNPKTIDGDLVAHLVALTDGGADYTFDCTGNVTVMRQALEACHRGWGESTIIGVAPAGTEISTRPFQLVTGRVWRGTAFGGARGRTDTPKIVDWYMQGLIQIDPMITHVMGLEQINDAFTLMEEGKSIRSVVVY from the coding sequence TTGAAAACGCGTGCCGCCGTCGCCTTCGAGGCGAAGAAGAAGCTGGAGATCGTGGAGCTGGACCTCGAAGGGCCCAAGCCCGGCGAGGTGCTGGTGGAGATCAAGGCCACCGGCATCTGCCACACCGACCAGTACACGCTGTCGGGGCTCGATTCCGAGGGGCTGTTCCCCTCGATCCTCGGCCATGAAGGCGCCGGCATCGTGCGCGAGGTCGGGGCGGGCGTGACCAGCGTCAAGCCGGGCGATCACGTGATTCCGCTCTACACGCCCGAATGCCGGCAGTGCAAATCCTGCCTGTCGGGCAAGACCAATCTGTGCACCGCGATCCGCGCCACCCAGGGCAAGGGGCTGATGCCGGACGGGACGTCGCGCTTCTCCTATCGGGGACAGCCGATCTTCCACTACATGGGCTGCTCGACCTTCTCGAACTTCACCGTGCTGCCGGAGATCGCGGTGGCGAAGATCCGCGCGGACGCGCCGTTCGACAAAGCTTGTTATTGCGGGTGTGGGGTGACGACCGGTGTCGGCGCGGTGATCAACACCGCCAAGGTCAAGCCGGGCTCGAACGCGATCGTGTTCGGGCTGGGCGGCATCGGGCTCAACGTGCTGCAGGGGCTCAAGCTCGTCGGGGCGCAGATGATCGTGGGCGTCGATCTCAACCCGGGGCGCGAAGAATGGGGCCGCCGCTTCGGCATGACGCATTTCGTGAACCCGAAGACCATCGACGGCGATCTCGTGGCGCATCTGGTGGCGCTGACCGATGGCGGGGCGGACTACACCTTCGACTGCACCGGCAACGTCACGGTGATGCGCCAGGCGCTCGAGGCCTGCCATCGCGGCTGGGGCGAGAGCACCATCATCGGCGTCGCGCCGGCGGGGACGGAGATTTCGACGCGGCCGTTCCAGCTGGTGACGGGACGGGTGTGGCGCGGCACGGCGTTCGGCGGGGCGCGCGGCCGCACCGATACGCCCAAGATCGTCGATTGGTACATGCAGGGCCTGATCCAGATCGATCCGATGATCACGCATGTGATGGGGCTGGAGCAGATCAACGACGCGTTCACGCTGATGGAAGAGGGCAAGTCGATCCGCAGCGTGGTGGTGTATTGA